From Campylobacteraceae bacterium, one genomic window encodes:
- a CDS encoding response regulator, giving the protein MTAINTELLNKITILYIEDDYETRKNLVHESAKLFKKVYAETNGLDGLNTYKANKDSIDVIVSDLHSSILSGSELLKEIRLIHKDIPFIFSTAHTELKHVLESIQHKTTECLTKPINIQYLFERVSFVYEESFLKQKNFHQKEESQRYLDAINKVAIVSKADLRGNITYANDIFCDIAQYQLEELIGKSHNIIRHPDTPSELFKKLWIDLQSGKTWQGKIKNRSKYGRTYYVNATISPIYDDLGKDIIEYIAIRFLTTNDELEKREFKKRVLANIQVNKKIHLEKVNHINILENKLKRYENVSGLEVVLKTERKKSATLVAQVNHYEKIITTLKNNHEKFIKSFNVKVRNTSDLSIVLTKENKKLEENLINIKDEVKNKKKDLRVANNRIDSQNKTIRDLRDVIDSLEKEAKDLKLNNFFDS; this is encoded by the coding sequence ATGACAGCCATAAATACGGAATTACTTAACAAAATAACAATTTTATATATAGAAGATGATTATGAAACAAGGAAAAACCTTGTACATGAAAGTGCGAAATTATTTAAAAAAGTTTATGCAGAAACAAATGGTTTAGATGGATTAAATACCTATAAAGCCAATAAAGATAGTATAGATGTTATTGTGAGTGATCTTCATAGCTCAATCTTATCTGGCTCTGAACTCTTAAAAGAAATTAGATTAATACATAAAGATATTCCTTTTATTTTTTCAACTGCCCATACAGAACTTAAACATGTATTAGAATCAATTCAACACAAAACAACAGAATGTTTAACAAAACCTATTAATATTCAATATCTTTTTGAAAGAGTATCTTTTGTTTATGAAGAAAGTTTTTTAAAACAAAAAAACTTTCATCAAAAAGAAGAAAGTCAAAGATATTTAGATGCAATTAATAAAGTAGCAATTGTTTCTAAAGCAGACTTAAGAGGAAATATCACTTATGCAAATGATATTTTTTGTGATATTGCTCAATACCAATTAGAAGAACTTATAGGTAAGTCTCATAATATTATAAGACATCCAGATACCCCAAGTGAGCTGTTTAAAAAGTTATGGATAGATTTACAAAGTGGTAAAACATGGCAAGGTAAGATAAAAAATAGAAGTAAGTATGGAAGAACTTATTATGTAAATGCGACTATTTCACCTATATATGATGATTTAGGCAAAGATATTATTGAGTATATTGCAATTAGATTTTTGACAACAAATGATGAGTTAGAAAAAAGAGAATTCAAAAAAAGAGTTCTTGCGAACATACAAGTGAATAAAAAGATTCACCTAGAAAAAGTAAATCACATTAATATTTTAGAAAATAAATTAAAGCGTTATGAAAATGTCTCTGGTTTAGAAGTGGTTTTAAAAACTGAGAGAAAGAAATCAGCTACCCTCGTTGCTCAAGTCAACCATTATGAAAAAATAATTACTACATTAAAAAACAATCATGAAAAATTTATTAAATCTTTTAATGTGAAAGTTCGAAATACCTCAGATCTTTCTATTGTACTAACAAAAGAAAATAAAAAACTAGAAGAAAATTTAATAAACATAAAAGATGAAGTAAAAAATAAGAAAAAAGATTTAAGAGTTGCAAATAATCGTATTGATTCTCAAAATAAAACCATTAGAGACTTAAGAGATGTTATTGATTCCTTAGAAAAAGAAGCCAAAGATTTAAAACTAAATAACTTTTTTGACTCCTGA
- a CDS encoding YaaA family protein, whose product MNILLAPAESKSTGGEEASFNINNFFLEANFDKRKEVLDLYETHVENLSHEELSSWFSLKKMSEVVRYKESLLHKVGKKAILRYTGVAFDAIAYESLNKEAQNYIDENVIIFSNLFGPIKAKDIIPDYKFKQGAKLPSFNLEKHYLEHFSKSLDACLDDEIIDLRAGYYEKFYKCTNKKVLCFKFLKDGKVISHWAKHYRGILLNVLSKNNIQSFSEFMHLNIPGLEVIEIEEKKNVKTMIMRII is encoded by the coding sequence ATGAATATATTATTAGCCCCAGCAGAGAGTAAAAGTACAGGAGGGGAAGAAGCTAGTTTTAACATTAACAATTTTTTTTTAGAAGCTAATTTTGATAAAAGAAAAGAAGTTCTGGATTTATATGAAACTCATGTAGAGAATTTAAGCCATGAAGAATTGTCTTCTTGGTTTTCACTTAAAAAGATGAGCGAAGTAGTACGCTATAAAGAAAGCCTACTTCATAAGGTAGGTAAAAAAGCGATTCTAAGATATACCGGTGTTGCTTTTGATGCGATTGCTTATGAGAGTTTGAATAAAGAGGCACAAAACTATATAGATGAAAATGTAATTATCTTCTCAAATTTGTTTGGACCTATCAAAGCCAAAGATATCATTCCTGATTATAAGTTTAAACAGGGTGCAAAGTTACCTAGTTTTAATCTTGAGAAACATTATTTAGAGCATTTTTCCAAAAGTTTGGATGCTTGTTTGGATGATGAAATTATAGATTTAAGAGCAGGTTATTATGAGAAGTTTTATAAATGTACTAATAAAAAAGTACTTTGTTTTAAATTTTTGAAAGATGGAAAAGTTATATCTCATTGGGCAAAACATTATAGGGGTATACTTTTAAATGTCCTTTCAAAAAACAATATACAGTCATTTAGTGAATTCATGCACTTAAATATTCCTGGTTTAGAAGTTATTGAAATAGAAGAAAAAAAGAATGTAAAAACAATGATTATGAGGATAATTTAA